In one Lolium rigidum isolate FL_2022 chromosome 3, APGP_CSIRO_Lrig_0.1, whole genome shotgun sequence genomic region, the following are encoded:
- the LOC124694978 gene encoding uncharacterized protein LOC124694978 — MVPNGLLPNASAAVTRRLDPERWAVAESRTAELIARIQPNAYSQGRRHAVYNYVQRIIRNCLSCQVFTFGSGPLKTYLPDGDIDVTVFTNSEELKDTWTNLVRDALEHEEKNETAELCVKEVQYIQAEVKLIKCLVDNIVVDISFNQVGGLCTLSFLEQVDNLINKNHLFKRSIILVKAWCFYESRVLGAHHGLISTYALETLVLYIFHVFNNCFTGPLEVLYRFLEFFSNFDWEKFCLSLWGPVPINSLPDMTADSPRMDTGDLLLSKAFLDRCSQLYGVAARTLENQGQPFVSKHFNVIDPLRTNKNLGRSVSKGNYFRIRSAFSFGAKRLAKLLECPNEDLVAEVNQFFTNTLTRHGSGDPPDVSTPNLSPEHALQAVSAEASNSHESATMTKNKIEKTELRASQDNFTEGSHSSHPQSVC; from the exons ATGGTGCCCAACGGGCTCCTGCCCAATGCATCGGCGGCGGTGACCAGGCGGCTCGACCCCGAGCGGTGGGCCGTCGCCGAGTCCCGGACCGCCGAGCTGATCGCGCGCATCCAGCCAAACGCCTACTCCCAGGGCCGGAGGCATGCTGTCTACAACTACGTACAGCGCATTATCAGGAACTGCCTCTCCTGTCAG GTTTTTACTTTCGGATCAGGCCCTTTGAAGACTTACTTACCGGATGGTGATATTGATGTCACTGTTTTCACTAATAGTGAAGAATTAAAGGATACCTGGACGAATCTGGTTCGGGATGCTTTGGAGCATGAAGAGAAAAATGAAACTGCTGAATTGTGTGTAAAAGAAGTTCAGTATATTCAGGCGGAG GTAAAGCTTATCAAGTGTCTCGTGGACAACATTGTTGTTGATATCTCATTTAACCAAGTTGGTGGATTGTGTACACTTAGTTTCCTTGAACAG GTTGATAACTTGATTAATAAAAACCATTTATTCAAGCGGAGTATCATATTGGTTAAGGCATGGTGTTTTTACGAGAGTCGTGTTCTTGGAGCTCACCATGGTCTTATATCTACTTATGCATTGGAGACTCTAGTTCTGTACATTTTTCACGTGTTCAACAACTGTTTTACGGGACCACTTGAG GTATTATACCGTTTCTTAGAATTCTTTAGCAACTTTGATTGGGAGAAATTTTGTTTGAGTTTGTGGGGCCCAGTTCCTATAAATTCACTTCCAGATATGACTG CGGACTCCCCGCGGATGGACACTGGTGACTTGTTGCTGAGCAAGGCCTTCCTAGACAGATGCAGCCAGCTGTATGGAGTTGCGGCTCGCACCCTGGAAAACCAGGGTCAACCATTTGTATCAAAGCACTTCAATGTTATTGATCCATTACGAACAAACAAGAACCTTGGAAGAAGTGTCAGTAAAG GCAATTACTTTAGAATACGCAGTGCCTTCTCTTTTGGGGCAAAAAGGCTGGCAAAGTTACTCGAATGCCCAAACGAAGATCTAGTTGCTGAAGTAAACCAGTTCTTTACAAATACATTAACAAGACATGGGAGTGGTGATCCCCCTGATGTCTCTACACCAAATCTATCACCTGAACATGCCCTGCAGGCTGTCTCTGCCGAAGCGTCAAACAGCCACGAAAGTGCAACAATGACCAAGAATAAGATTGAAAAAACTGAACTTCGAGCTAGTCAGGACAATTTCACTGAAGGTTCTCACAGTTCACATCCTCAGTCAGTCTGCTAG